The following nucleotide sequence is from Corylus avellana chromosome ca7, CavTom2PMs-1.0.
TAGGCTTGGTCGAGCAGAACCCCCTCTTAGGAAGGAGGTGGTTGAGTACATGTCTGATGCAAACTCTCATCTTTGGAGCAGGAGGCGCAGCAAGGCAAACTTTTTCCGGATGATGTCAATTTTCTCAGGATTCCTTGCGCTTGGAAAGTGGTTTGGGGATGTTTGCATGTGGAGGAAACCCATTACAACGGTGCTAGTACATGTTCTCTTTGTGATGCTCGCTTGTTTCCCAGAACTGGTTTTGCCAACTGTTTTTCTATACATGTTTGTAATAGGACTTTGGAATTTCCGATACCGCCCAAGAAATCCTCCTCACATGGATACAAGAATCTCTTATGCAGATGCTGCACACCCTGATGAGCTTGATGAAGAATTCGATACGTTTCCGACATCTCGGGGTACTGATATAGTCCGAGCAAGGTATGATAGGTTAAGGATTGTGGCTGGGAAAATTCAGAATGTTGTGGGTGATGTGGCTTCCCAACTAGAGCGGATCCAGGCACTCCTAAGCTGGCGGGATCCTCGTGCCACAGTTATATATGTGGCATTCTGTTTTGTGGCTGCCATTGTGTTGTATGTGACACCCTTCCAGGTGATGGTTCTTTTGGCCGGATTTTACGTCATGAGGCACCCCAGGTTTCGGCGAAGCATGCCAGCACCACCACTTAATTTCTTCCGCCGGCTGCCGGCTAGGACAGACAGCATGTTGTAGATGGTATTTTCTGTCAAAAGTTTCTCCCGTGTTGTGTGTTGGATAATGTTTAAAGGCAGTGTTGTAAATGTTGTGTCTGTCTActgtttttggttgtttatgtTGTCTGGTCATGGAGGGTTGATACAGACGTATGCAGACTGTGAAATCAATTGTAGTCAAATGAATTTTGTGTTTAGCATCCAATGTGTACTGAAGTCATAGTTGTCACTATTTTGATACACCCGATGGTTTATTTAGGGTGGAAAAAGCCATGGAGGCCTAGCTTTAATCTATTTCAATGTGGTTTCCTTTACACCCTTTTCTTTGACGTCAAAcaaattacccttcaaaatgTTTGCGAACTGCTTTCACCTTTTAAAGTCTAAAATTGATCCACCTTGCTCTTGTATATATGTAAATGTCCAGAAATGTACGTAGACAAATGACTGAATGAGTATTCATCTTGGTACCAGAAATGAGTTGCTTAATTTAGCGACACTTTGAGGTCCTCGTACCAACAAAACTCCCAATTTGTGAGTGCTACCACAGAAATTTCCCTCTTTGGGAGAAATTACCCTCTTGCTTTCTCTCAATGCGCCACACGAGTAATCGGTTGAATTTGCTGACGAACCCCAAAATATTTGCTAAATAACAAAGATAGAAACTTCTAGATTTTGTAGGAGacaaaattaagtttaaatGTTGTAGAAGATATACCGAAGATCATGAAGTAAATTACATTACTTGGTACACAGAATACTTGACAACAaagcagaaaaggaaaatataaacaacaaaataaacaccctggtatatatattcataatccATGATCATAACTATTACAACAAATTTAACCACACATAGTATACTTTGAATACGATGAAAATTAAGCATCAGACCAGTAAATATCCATCCCTCCCCACTCACTTTCTAGCACTCCCAAAGCCTCCCAAACAGCTTTGGAGGCATCAACAATATTGTTAGGACATGGAGGTTGGTAATCATGGTCAACGTCACACCCCATAGTGGAATCACACTCATCAACTACCTTTGCCTTAACACTCTTTCCGTTGCCGTAGATGGTAATATAATTCAAACCATCTCCCCCCATTGTTGAACCATCCAGTTGAGAGCGCCACAACAGGAGTGCTATTCGGGTGGTATTTGTTGTCACATTCTGATGGCGCACCTCCATCCCCACCTTTCTCAAAGCTATTGATGGTTAGCGTGGCCTTTGTACGGCCAGACACCGGCGGTGAACACTTGTAAGTGGGATAAAGCTTGCCATCCACACAGCAATCAGAGTTGTTCTCTTGATTACACTGTCCTAGCGGAGCATTTTTGCCTCTTATCTTGCCACTGGGGTTGCAAGTTTGAGCCTCAACGTTTGACCACTtcatattaagaaaaagaaagaagaagagaacaaagACAGTTGAAGAAATTTGGTTCTTCATCTTTCTATATATTGGTTCTCTCTTTGGTTATGTTTTGGTGTGAAGAAGTTATAGTGGAAGTAGGCTATATATAGAGATTAACAACTCAAATTACGACATGTTTGCAGTCTTCTCCCTTCACAAAGTATTTATACGGCTTCTTTGAAAGATGATTTGGCATTTTGTACGAGAATCATGGGATTAAAGGAACAACTTGAGACAATCGCATCAAGCCTATAAAAGGTCGTGTAAATTACGGCGCCATATGGTAGCCTTACTTTTGTATCTTCTCGcgagtgtaaaaaaaaaaaaaaaaaaaggctagaaTACTTGTGAAgaaagcagaaaaagaaaaagaaaacaacaaaataatttacacCCTGGTATATAAGAATTGGCGGTAGGATATTAGAGCTATGCCTCTTGTCAAATACAAGGTTTAGGAGTAAATTTCTATATCGCTTTTCATTATTCAATCACACTTGAATAGGAAAATTACAATAAGTAGAGTTGGAGATCAACTCCTTAGACGCCTATACAGCTGTTGCACCGTTGTAACTAAGATGACGTGATACTACAAATTAACTTTGCCATAAATAACTGAGATGACGGAATGaggtaattgaataaaattgaaagttcgatacctctaattaagagtttttatacTTTAGAGGGTAGTGATAATATGAGTGGAAGTTTATGggatttttttaaagtacatgTACTAAAAAATACATATCACTTTTTTAGAAGCTGAATTGTATATCACTTTTTTAGAAGCTGAGTTGAACAAATTTCTACGACCCAAAGGAAATATGTCCTTATGAAGGCAGCTAAAGGTATTTCAATCCATTATCCACCACTAAAGAGTTGGATGGCAGTCTAAAACGGCTATACCTAGAAAGCACTGGCATATTAGGATCAATTTAGACATTAATTTAAGGAAAACCAAAGACTAACAACAATTCGGATGCTAAAGATCTCACTTCTCAAGGATTTACAACAGATAGTGGAGAccagataaaaatatatttgggtttgtgttttttttattctactgaactgaatttaaaattgcgaatattgagaagaaaaaagagttggTATTATGTTCGAgtcttttgaaaaatataaaattttgaataaagttgaaaattttttagttgagttgagtgttggtggtgtcaaatcaactaaaaaaaaaaaattaaaagaattgagaagaattgTCTTCCCAAACAAGCCATATAAAAGGAGAAATTTAACAATCCAACTTCCCACAAAGTATGCAAAAGGTTTCTCAAAACACATTTGTCATATGTCATGTTTGTTAAAGACTTTatattttgtctttaattttttgttctcaAGTTAAATGCATTAACAAATGAGTCATGTTACATAGTGTGAGTTAGAGGCTAGTTTGAGTCCACATGTGAAAGAGAGTGTTGAAGTATTGatgaaacaattaaatttacctattttaaacttaagcttttggggtAAGTTGTGATTTGTCATAAGCTAAGCCTCTTATCAAACACAAAGTTTAAAGATAAGTTTTCCATGGCTTTTCATTATTCAATGACACTTGAATGGGAAATTTACATCCAGTAGAGTCGGAGATACACTCCTTATTCTTGAAGACTCCTTGGAGATAACTCCTTATTGACTCAAACGCCTACAACATGCTAAAGCAATAGAAACCTATTGCTACACGACTTATGCACCGTAGTGCTACAATTactaaagaaaaatgttatttagtaggcATTATACAACTGTCATACGACTAGGATGACGTGGCAATGAAAATCAGCtcttgatgttttgtttttaacaagCCCTTACTTATTCAAAGGCCAAGTTTTACTGCCACGTCATCTCAATTATATGATAGtcatataacagtctactaaataacattactttacCACGTGATCCTACTGCAACTTAAGATGACCATGTAGACTCCCAGTTACTTTCTGCTACTAAGATAATAGAAAACCATGCAAGTTCTTCCTCATTGAATTAAGCATCGGACCAGTAAACATCTAATTCTCCCCACTCACTTTGTGGCACTCCCAAGGCCTTCCAAACAGCTTTGGAGGCATCAACAATATTGTTAGGACATGGAGGCTGATAGTCATGGTCACCATCACACCCCATGGTGGAATCACACTCATCAACCACCTTCGCCTTAACACTCTTTCCTTTGCCATAGATGGTAATAAACTTTAAACATCTACTTTGATGGTTGAACCATCCTGTTGATAGTGCCACCACAGGGGTGTTATCGGAGTGGTACTGACCGTCGCATTCCGATGGTGCGCCTCCATCCCCACCTTTCTCAAAGCCGTTGATGGTTAGCGTGGCCTTCGTACGGCTGGACACGGGCGGTGAACACTTGTAAGTGGTATAAGCCTTACCTTCCACGCAACAGTCAGAATCATTCGCTTGGTTACACTGTCCTGGAGGGGGCTTTTTACCTCTTTATCGTGCCACTTGGCTTGCAAGTCTGAGCCTCAACGCTTAACAACTTTGTAATAagtagaagaaagaagaagaaaacaaagacagTAGAAAACATTTGGttcttcatctttctctttgGCTATGTTTTAGCTAGTGTGTGAAGAAGATATACCGGAAGTaggctatatatatagcacTTCAATAACTCCAAAAAATAGATTTGTTTAATGTCAAATTAGGACATGTTTTGCTGTTTTAATTTGGGATAATCGCAAACGGCATACAAAAGGGTGTACTGAAAAATTAcgtcatgatatatatatatatataaaaggccCGGCCCAATCCAATATTCATTATATGTGACCCAAATTAAAGTCTCCattcaattataaatatgtCACTAATTGTcacaattttgaaattaaagtatAATTAAAAACTTGTGCATAGAGCAAATTAGAGGCTATTTTAACATAAAAGTCAATAAGGCTATAAGTTTTAGACCAAAAAAACTTAGGTTCGGTTTATTTATAGTTACGTGAGACTAAGGTTaggtttatttaaaattatgtaaGACTAAGCTCATTGGGGGTGATATTGTTAAATCATAATTTATCTTAAAGCCGGtagaaaatagtaaatttaatcatgtaattaatattttaacactcttccTCAATAAACACACTCTACCACGTGGAATAATTTAAGTGGAAGGTAAATTACAGAcataaaattcaaactcaagacTTCTGGTATGACATAATGTTAAACTAgcatttatcctaaaaatttaagtaaataaaaaataataaattcaatcatttagttaatattttaattccgCTTTGTACCCACTCAAGCCTCACTTATTTCTCTTAATAAGAGTggctcatttaattaatattctattaaATATGATGGCAAACAgcaaattttgtatatatatatatattttgacatgtccatacaagggaagggggaggagggattCGAATAAGTAATTTTCGCTTCATTAGAAGTGGTCcacaaccgattgagttacctatTGAGGACGCAAATTGTGTATATAGTTATGCGTAATAGGCCATAGAAACTTCTTTGAACTTCGTAAAGCTCCTATCTAACTACATTTGAGGGTAGATTCCCAAGTCTAATTTAGAGGTTGTGAAAAAATCTCATCCACCATTAAGGGTGGGTGATAGGAGATGATGAGAAAGTACCTCTTCTTAGTGCAACtttaaataaacctaatttgATTTTTAAGCTAAATGACTATGGCCGAGGCTTATAGCCTTTTATTAGTCTTTTTGACTTTATCCTTTAGCTTATTTTAGAAAGGGAACTTCCTTGCTAGGGGTAGGTTCATTGAATTAAGGAATATGATATTCTCATagaacctttttttaaaaaaaaataaaataaataataataataaaaaaaattattgagtttttttaaaaaaaaaattttattatttttttttaaagaagaagaCCCAGTATGATCCTTAAGGAATAATTACAAAGTGGTTAAATGTTGAGGTTCAGACTTGCAATCCCAGTGGAAAGTTAACGGATAAAAGGCTCCTCTGGAACAGTGCAACCAAGAGAACGACTCTGATTGTTGTTTGGAAGGCAAGCATTGCACCACTTACAAGTGTTCACCACAGGTGTCTAGCTGTACAAAGGCCACACTAACTCTCAATAGCTTTCAAAAAGGTGGGGATGGAGGTGGACCATCCGAGTGTGACGATAAGTACCACTCGGATGACACCCTTGTGGTGGCACTCTCAACCGGATGGTTCTACAATAAAAGGAGAAGTTTAAAGTATATTACTATTTACGGCAATGGAAAGAGTGTTAAGGCAAAGGTGGTTGATGAGTGTGATTCCAGCATGGAGTGTGATGCCGACCATGACTATCAGCCTCCACGTCATAACAACATTGTTGATGCCTCCAAAGCTCTTTAGAAGGCATTGGGAGTGCCACAAAGTGAGTGGGGAGAATTAAATATTTACTGGTCAATTCTTAATTTCCACCCATCTGAGAGAGGGGGTTTGTTGTGATCATTATGTATGTGCGTGATACTACTAGTATATCatgcacaaaaaaataaagtacatCAAGGCTTTGAAACAATAATTTTAGAAAACTACAAAACAATGAAGTGTCGATTAAAGTCGAGGAACATTAACTGTAATAGTTCATAACTTAATGAGGAACAATACAAGGGCAAACATATTATCATATGGTGATGCCTTGAATCAACAATCAATATCTATATAAATACAAACACTAACAAAAGCTATTACAGATTCACTTCCTGACATCGCAAACAAAATGCAACCTAAATGTTGCATAAGATATATTGAAAATGCAGTTGTATTACTTAATACAcgaaagaacaaaataaacaccTTGGTATATATTTCTCGCATGGTATACTTCGAATAAGGTGAAAATTAAGTATCAGACCAGTAAATATTTAATTCGCCTCAGCTATTTTTTGGCACTCCCAAGGCCTTCCACACAGCTTGAGAGGTATCAACAATATTGTTAGGATATGGAAGCTGGTAATCATGGGCAGCATCACATCCCATAGTGGAATCACACTCATCAACCACTTTCGCCTTAACACTTTTTCCATTGCCATGGATTGTAATATACTTTAAACATCTCTGCTTATGGTTGAACCATCCCGTTGAGAGCGCCACCACAGGGGTGTCATCCGAGTGGTATTTGTTGTCACTTTCTGATGGTGCGCCTCCATCCCCACCTTTCTCAAAGCTGTTGATAGTTAGCGTGGCCTTTGTACGGCTAGAGACTGGTGGTGAACACTTGTAAGTTGTGTAAGGCTTGCCTTTCACACAACACACACAGTCATTCTCTTCGTTACACTGTCCTGAAGAAGCCTTTTTACCCCTTATGTGGCCACTGGGCTTGCAAGTCTGAGCATCAACGCTTGACCACTTTgtaacaagaagaagaaagaagaagagaacaaagACAGTAGAAGAAATTTGGTTCTGCATCTTCAATATATTCCCTCTCTGTTTTTGTGTGAAGAACAGAAACTG
It contains:
- the LOC132188673 gene encoding kiwellin-1-like, translated to MQNQISSTVFVLFFFLLLVTKWSSVDAQTCKPSGHIRGKKASSGQCNEENDCVCCVKGKPYTTYKCSPPVSSRTKATLTINSFEKGGDGGAPSESDNKYHSDDTPVVALSTGWFNHKQRCLKYITIHGNGKSVKAKVVDECDSTMGCDAAHDYQLPYPNNIVDTSQAVWKALGVPKNS